The following DNA comes from Malania oleifera isolate guangnan ecotype guangnan chromosome 12, ASM2987363v1, whole genome shotgun sequence.
aattacaaataatgtGATTTGTAAATCCAGTAATTCCCAAATTGATGACTAGTAATATTTACACGTGGCAACAAAACATGCATTGATGCACTGATAATGAAAATTAAAGTGTTACACTTCGCATGAGATAAATCAGATTGTCTAATGGAGAAACCATCAACACTCTCAAGCAGAGTCCAGCCACCCCTACTTCTCTTCATTCCTTCCTCTCTTTTCCATCAAATTGCTTTCAAATTAAGGGCGCTGACCGCTGAGCTCTCAATTCCACGCGTAAGTGATTCATCCTCAAAAGGATTCACTCGTGAAGACGACATTTCGCTCGTATTTCTCTCTGTGAGTACCGTTTGTGTTAGTCTTGTCTACCCTATATGATTGCTAAAAATTGGTTGTTTCTCCAAAACAATTGTTGGGTATGCTCTACAGTTCGTGTTTTTTGTTTCCCTTTCTTTCTGTGTGTTCTGTGTGCGTGTGGGCGGGGGCTGAAGTGGGGGTATTCGAATGCCGGGAATGCTCTAAACTGCTTTAACAATAGAATACGTGCCATTCCATTTTTATAATATCAATTCTCACTTACCCAAGAGATATAGAAGTGGGTTCTGTCTCAAACCCATTGTGAAAATGAATGGAATGAATGAGTTTCAATTGTTAACCGAATGTTAGGTGTTTGTAGAAATGCCTGACTCAGAAGTTGCTCTGTTTCTTCCATGATGTATGGTGGATTTTTGTCCTTCCTCCAGTAGAATGAATTTGTGCTTTAGTGAGGTGGATATCTCCTTGTCTATCGGTACCAACACCATTGAGGAAATGGTTCAAAGATCATATAGAATGAAAGTGCGAGTTTGTTTTGGAGCAAGTTGGTAAAAAAACGTAGTTAGTGAATTGTAGTGTAGGCTACCAAAAGAATAACAAATGAAAATCTTCATATTATCCCTCCTGCTCGTGTTTAACCATTAATATTTTGCTTTGAGGCAAAAGTTCAGATGCACTCCCTTCTCCAAGGCAAAAAATCTCTCTCATGACTTGAATTACCAAGATCAAATGCGAGGTGATCAGGCTGCAGGATGGGCTGGTGCAAGGAAGAAAAATTAGGGCAATAGAAACTAACCTCTTCTAAGACTTACCCAAAGAATTGACCTCCCTGCGGTTGAAAGGATCCCATGAACCTCCTTTGACATTTGATTTCTAGTACACTTACACCCACTCCATAAATTTATCACCAAGAAACCGAGTAAagtttccaaaaaaaaagaaaagagagaggcTATTTAGCTCCTTCTCCCCCTTGACACACATAAATTGCCATAATTATGGCTTGAAAGTAATCTCTAATAATGGACTttgcctttttgttttttttttgggaaagggggggggggggggttgtggtGGGTGGATGGGTGACGGGTGATTACACTGTTTTCTGTACATTTGAACAATGCTTGTGCTATTACCTATCTGTCAAGGCAAAAgagtcattttaaaaaaaatttacatggCTCCTTGACGGTAACTTGATAGAGGGGGTCTAGCTGCCCTAGAAATCAAGTGTCGAAGAAGGTTTGTGAGCTTTTTGAGACACTTTTTGAAACTTGGTTGGTCTTATACGACtacttgaaaaatgtttcaaAGTGAAGTTCTTGGCTTTGTTCTCGAAAATCTAAGAGGAGAAAGGCACTAAAAAAGGGTTTTTCTATTAGATGATTGGAAATTTATCTAAAAGATGTTATCAGGGAGAAAGCTGCTTGTTCAAATTTGAGGGCACCATTTGGTGACGAGCACTTCAAGAAGATTATGAAGATAAGCCCAATTTTTTGTCTCCTTGGTTTGCATAAGCTAGGTGTTATGAGTCAAGCTTGTTCATGGTATTATGCTTGCCAGTGATCACTTCTATTGTGTGCATTAGATGGTCGCCATAATGTAAATAGTAGTATAGGTTTTGTTAATTGAGCATGTCAACGCCTTAGTGTATAATGGGAGTATGACTcggtcattttgatgtttcctcgTACTAGagctaaaatagcatataaaaGCTCTTTAGGAgagagtgttcatcaatcttgtaaaactctTTTGCATTTGttaaacgtgtttagcctacctGCCTTCTTTTCTAAACACACGTTACTTACGAAGGTATTGTTATTGAATTACGTTGCTACAATGTTTACAACATGCTTGTCATTTGCTTTCATGAATTGCTTTACTGCTTCCACTTACTTTTTATTCAAGTGTcataaatgtgttcttgtggtaaaCTGTATTATACtttggctgactagttaagcaagagtgcttttgCTAGTGCCCCATTGTCCatcacaaggtgtgaagtgttcgGCCTGTGGTAGTTGGTATTTGAGCTTGGTTAATTGCTACATGAATTGGTAAGAGACCATGTCGACCAATAGGCAATAGAGGCACAAATTGAGACATCATACTAGACCTGACAAAACGGATCGGGTCGGATAATCCGTGGTGTATTAGGCAGATTATTGGGTAAGGAAATTGCAATACATACTTAATTAAGTGTTGAATTTATAGGGGTTCAAATCGAATAATCCATGGCGAATGGCGAATGGTGAATAATCCATGGCGAATGGCGGATGACAAATAATCTATTATTCCCATCccaagtataattttttttaccattcgatgaacaatttattttgttacataataactgaagttatttttaaaattataatacagTAAAtgattaaacatttaataaccaatcataaaattttatatattttttattttttaagatcatGAATTTAAAACTTTTGTTTTGATCGTAAGAATTGATTATTTGGGCTGGAGTTTAAGTGGGGATGTGAGACAGTCCTAAATGCGCATATAGTAGTGCTAGTTCGAGAGGTAGTTTTGATGTCTAATAAGCATCGACATATGAAATTATCTATGGATTTGGGCATTATTTGTTAACAGATTGGTGGATATCCATTGGATAAAACCTTAATTCCGCCAACTGATTCGTTTAAAGGcagataaaaaattttaaagccATATCTAACTCATTTAATGTGCCATTTGGTTATGAGTTGGCTTAAGAGGGTCAGATTTGGTTTAGATAAACAAATTTTTATCCGTTTTGTCAGGTCTACATAGGAGTACACATCTGTTAATTTCACTTCTTTGAAGTTAATAATTTTGAGCTGAACCTCGTTAAACAAATCATTAGGATGTTGCTGAACATATTTATTTGCTTCTGTTCTTTGTGATCTGTAATAAATTTTGTATTCAAATTCATTTCCTAATTATTCATCTTTCATTACATtttgtgcctttttttttttcggcTGCAGGGGCTGGCTGTTACTTTACTTTTTTGTTGTTTTATCCTAAATTACTTGACTTTAATAACTCCCACTGCTTCACTCCAAATCCTGAATATCAGACCCCTACTCTTTCGAGAAGACCTTTATTGCTTCTCTGTCTTAAAAATTCATCTCCTGCCAAATAGAAGATATTAGGATGTCACTTTTATTCATCCCACCCTCAAGGGTCCTCTCTCCTCATATCAACCGACTTGGGGTGtgtaattcaaaatttcaaagaaattcTCCTTCAAACCTAAACTTTGATTTTGTTCTGCGCAAAATCCCATGGGAAATCTCTTCTACTTCAATGTGTATCCCCACTTTTTTCAAAACCAAAACACCACCCAGCTTGAAGCTTATATCCAAAAATCAAACAAGCACCGATTATCAGCTGACTGATGAAGAAAACGCGGCGGATTTCAATTTGGGGGACCAAAGCCAAGAAGACATTGATGACTTGGGGTCTCCATGGGAAGGGGCCATTGTGTACAAGAGGAACCCTTCAATCACCCATGTAGAGTACTGCACAACTTTAGAGAGGTTTGGTTTAGGAAGGCTTTCAACCGCAGTTTCAAAGTCTAGGGCTTCGATTATGGGGTTACGGGTCACAAAAGCTGTGAAGGATTATCCGAATGGAACACCTGTTCTGGTATCTGTTGATGTGACAAGGAAAAAGCAGAAATTGAGGCTTGATGGGATCATAAGAACTGTTCTCACTCTGGATTGCAATAGGTaattttaaatagtatttttaattttatggTTTGTCCTCTGCATTTATCTTATTGCATTGGTGTCCTTGGCtgtatttttattgattttgCATTAGTGTTGTATTTCCCATATATTTATTTGTTAATGATTAGGGAAAGAGGAGATTGAATAGGAAGGTTCCTTGGGGCGCCATCCCAAGTAAAAATCactttcaattcaaaattttaaccgTATCTAAAATAGTATATGAACCCATTTCACAGTTACTAGAATACCAAAAGTTAAGCTTTTTAATCATCAATCCTTGAGTCAAACAAGAGGTTTCCTTTCCTTggaccccccctcccccccaaaaaaaaaaaggaaagtgaGCAGGATAAGCTGTGtaatttttctcttttctgtACGAACTCTCTACTCTCTAGTGCCAACCAAGCCCACAATTCTGGTTTAATTGGGTCAACTCTAGCACAAGAAAGATCCAAAATAGAAAGTTCCTTGGCACAAGAGCAGTGAAGAAGAAGATGCTTGCAGATTCTCCATCTGACGTGTGCAGGATCATTTTTTCCCCCCATAAATGCGAAGTACCCATGCAAACTTCAAAAAAGAGATTGAAATTATGAGGTGCACCAAAAATGTGAATCTCAAATATTTACGTACATAGAAAAGCCAAGTGTCATGGTCCCCAAGTTTCCTCCTACTCGAGAGGTTTGTGTGGCACTGGTCAAGAGCTCTCCCCTGAGCAAGTCAGCCAATGTTCGCTCGATCAAGTTTGCGAGTACAAACATCTCATAAGATACCATAGCCACGATAATAGttgctaaagcttgatatacattgttggcccacaacctaatggcttaagcttttagggAAAGTGGTAatctgacatggtatcagagcgtgatcTAGCCTAAACCCTATCATACCTAGCAGTCGCCTGAAAACACATTCCCGTTGTTGCCCTTCTTAGatccccccccccaccccacccttcattatttcacaaaatcaACCATATAGCCAAAAACAAAACCCTCCGCAGCCTATCCACAAAAACCCATTTCCGGAAACAGCCCCATGTGCCGGCAGTGCTGACCTCATGTGGCGGCGTGTGAGAGAGTTTCCGGCCacctttttttttcctcttccatgttctgattccttcttaagacaatattatcaagttgttgggcatgttttttgctaaaaaatccaccctttttcgaccatgcactcgcGTTTATCCCTTAATTTTTGTTTGgtgtttgtaaaggcttctttatgagtttcttggagcagtggcagtgttcgTAAGTtaagttgtgaggctgtggcagtgctatatcaaTAGCTGAGTCGTTCATCTTGTCTGtggttgtgtcggtgcttcacatagtttgtgattgtcccaattagttttgattgttcttcttgtttgacattggtgtggctgcaagtttgtgagtgttggggtAGAGTCGatgaatcccaaaaatatgtttcCTACATTGCTGCCATAGataacgactcaaaagttggatggaaagaattatgttcaatggtctaaagttgttttggtttatttagcaggattataaaaatataaccacttttttttttattataaaaatataaccacttgctccaattagatccttctgatgagaagagaaaagaagtgtggattcaagaagatgccttgatcaTTTCCCTCTTGCGAAATTTGATGGAACCACAGATTGCATGGATGTGTATGCATTTAGATACGTggaaggagatttgggattatgccaagtgtcacggacccccaaaatgggactcaagtaagggtcgtgtggcactcgttgagagctcacCCTCGACAAATTagccaagtctcacacgttcaagcctgaaATCATGAGCACatggtgagtctcaatactcaagtaaaccaaggaacaataggatatcacacgagcaatatattcttatacaccgaataagactataacaatcagagacatcacaatccaaggcaacaaaacaccacaatgaaaaggactacttgtattattcgactacaagagaataatcatacaaacgataacacagataatcatatattcattccaaatccctggagaatacaattatagcagtatctctctccccttttccccattacattgtcactccctaacatcctcccccactcattttatcgacgtcctcgtcgatgtgttgtagaagggCTTCGCACTCTGCTGATGTCGAAGTAGATGTCAATGACtacgaatttctgaaatcttcaatcttctgtatggcatgctgaaggttttctgccttttcccaactattctcttcttcccccagcccCAGCCACTGAACCAAAAATTGCCGTTGTTGACAACCTTCTGCATGGACGACTCTATTtgcaatgatctcctggacttctTTGTTGACAGGctgccttctggaaattgttgattTCCTTAGCTTTTGTTGGTGCGGATttgcttcatctgtgtggaatggctttaaattgcttacatgaaacacaggatggactggacgtctgtggcttttcatccactcagGTTGCTCAAGCCGATAAAACGCATGTCCCACCTTCTCGATCACTCTAATTGGACCCTTGTAACGGcgtaacagccttttatccttgccgcgaagaaagcgaaatgtctcCGGCAGCACTTTTACAAGAATCAAatctccagcttcaaattgttgtggtcgtctccctttgtcagcgcatttcttcatgcgcttcgatgctttttctaactgagctcgaGTGAATTGGTATGCTTTTGG
Coding sequences within:
- the LOC131144923 gene encoding large ribosomal RNA subunit accumulation protein YCED homolog 1, chloroplastic — its product is MSLLFIPPSRVLSPHINRLGVCNSKFQRNSPSNLNFDFVLRKIPWEISSTSMCIPTFFKTKTPPSLKLISKNQTSTDYQLTDEENAADFNLGDQSQEDIDDLGSPWEGAIVYKRNPSITHVEYCTTLERFGLGRLSTAVSKSRASIMGLRVTKAVKDYPNGTPVLVSVDVTRKKQKLRLDGIIRTVLTLDCNRCCEPAAECVFSSFSLLLTEEPVEEPEFINMGVFGEGRNKTYTRRVEEEDKDDDASIDFDDRLYFPPEEKEIDISKNIRDTIHVEITMNALCDPSCKGICPDCGVNLNNKRCCCVKDAVKEKGYGPFGNLRKQVRKN